Below is a genomic region from Erigeron canadensis isolate Cc75 chromosome 7, C_canadensis_v1, whole genome shotgun sequence.
TAAAAGGTTTAAGTTCCTATTTTCCTAATCATACCTGAGTAATCACCcaggttgattagctagtaaaaaatataaatgaaaaagatgaaTGGTTACAATTGTTACAAATGGTCTTAGTATCATGTTTTAGACTTGTTATTTTTCCTGGATagaaaataaagttgaaagcattttgacctttggattgaaagcaaaggtcaagattcaaaaataatctttgaatcttgactttttattttaattcaaagggTTAAGATTaacaactttaccaataaaattataaataactttaaaggATCCTAATCCATTTTTCCCCAATACATTATTTTAGTCCTTTTTGTCATTATATTCTACGTTCCGTTTTTCAAATTGGATGTGAAAACTTAGAAATAGaaaatacatgtacatatacTAGTGTTTGGTGATTACTCTCTGCCGTCTATGTTTTGTCAATACTCAATTCAGTTAACCAATACATGGCTAgtggttttttcttttaaaaaatgcaTTAGACTTATATTGATCTTAATAAGACCTTAGTGAAAATTTTCACAAAAGTCCACATTAGTAACCATTCAATTACTAATTAATTGGTTTATACTATTATGATCTTCACATATAGTATTTAGTTTTGACAACATGACCAAATTTTGTTTGCTATCTACACATCCATCCTTCTTGAAActatcattttcttcatctcgTCTCAACAAAGTATCCATAtcattattaatgttaatattaattttaagagttgttatcatttgaaaattaaaattattatgaaaactagaaaactgactaACACAtattgtgatctgaatttaacacaatgtgttttaaattaattttagaaaacacattgtattAAGTTGGTATCAcggtgtgtttgaacaattttctgatttttacgcgctatcaaaaacacactgtaatttaaaacttaacacaatttGTTTTTGGATTACACAGTAAAAACACCACACtgtgttaaattcatatcacagtgtgttttggtcaattttctagttttcataaaaaatttagtttttaaatgaacaTTTCAGTTAATTTTAAAATGTAGAGCAATGACAGAAAAAAGTAttagtattaaaaattttatatgatgaaaatatcCAACTCTctaaattgtaaattaatatatttaaacatttttaacgGTGTcctgttaatttttttattcgttgcatttaaaaatgatttataggtatataactaaattttagacccgtgtccaacactagacacgagacttacgacattattaatattagatattaatacattatacatgtaactcataaaagcttataagttcaaagttgaagatataagtgGATACgaagtgttcaattcaaatgccaaaaatgttaagctaatagaaagaaaactaatgtaataaaagaacattggaaGGATATACCCTccatcatttgaaagacttcttCATGGaagaaatttgttgtagtgttttttgtcttttcatctttgtcacatattaacaccttaaaacccttctcgacttaactcgagatactgcaatgtacaattgttcgtgtgtgaaaaccgggatttgtagatagaaaccgatttttaataacattataaaattaattattttagttttttggtttttattaattaaataaaattatgtaaaaaactaaatgatgacatcagcgagagtcaattaaatgaaatcgagcgatatgattggttaataagtcattagtcaACTATTTTTTACgagtagtatatattaaaattaaaatagtacaattactattaaaatcttaatatatttaaattaaatttaatttatttttaattatatatatatatgatagaacatattattggatatatattagttattattttattagataaatattagttaattaattattattatatataattattatattaaaattataggataaaaagtgtaaattggatatatattagttattattttattggataaatattagcaattattctatcggatatatattagctattattatatttgtttattatattaaaattatcgggtaaaaaatgtaaatttgtgatggaaaacaaaaaagtgtaaattaaagtcaaaattgaaaacaaaagtcaacattacgaaatcgagagttgtaattggtcgataaattattagagcaactgtgttttagtataataaaagatgttttaccaacattatattatatactataataAATGAATAGGTTGTAAATAGTAACTCGTCTGCGTGGTGAGTTATTATTCGTCTATGTTATAACCCACACCATTATTCACATTTTGCTAAATCGTATAAGGTTCGAGTTTTTAAATACGAGTTACTTCTTGGTTTTTTCAATATGTTTTCCTTtcgggttttcaaataattatattgaaatcgtttatatttttttaacaatattcaGATTTTATCACATTGGATCCCTTTCCGGGTTAAAATTACGGTTTACTTCTTGGtttcttacattttttttttccgcttttgggttttcaaataatatatcaaaactaCTTTTTTTGTGGTATTGTCTTTGAataaatatcatttcatatatcaaagattttaacaaacatatatagcgacacatcatcaataataaaacataatcgTTATCAGGTTTTcaaacaacatattaaaaactTGTATTAATTCTTTTGCGGTATTGTCTTTGAATAAGTATTAtcaaagcagcatggttggatcagtgttAAACACCCTGGCCTCTGGAAAAAGAGGTTatgggttcaatcctcatccaatgcaaaggttggagggccttttctaccatttaggtagaaactggaagcagtcttTCTACTTAGGTAAGGGTAACGTCTGCCtatatcttaacctcccccatacaccgtcgaggtattggggctcaaaactcgcagaagacggcactgagcagtttctttctttgaataagtatatattttatatgtcaaaaattttagaaacataaagcatcaataacaaaaagtaatcaaattaattGAAACCGCGCAACGCGCAAACAAAAACTATTATAGTTTTGcctttaaatacatatattaaatatatatttgatatgataaacttttaaacaaaatatatatttgatatgataaacttttaaacaaacctATCCATGACAGAATGTTTGTTAATTCAACGCAGTTATACTAAATAACACATTCGTTTTAACACGACAATTGATGCCCCGCAACGTTGGGCCAGAAATTTCCTAGTTCATATAAAACAGGTTAATATGGCTTATTgactttaaaaaccaaaaagttattggaaattttatgtaacGTGTATTTcatatattgaaatatataattctAATAATATGTGAatagatatattttaaatgaagtTAGAAAGTGTGTAGTAATTAAAGTTTAAGTAATATAGGTTTGTCTCATATTGCTAGTGGAATAAATATTAAGTGTGTTtaagggtgagcaaaaaccgaactggaaaaccgaaaaccgaaaaaaccccagaaaaccgaaccgaataaATCGAAAACCGAATCCAAGAgattgttttggttttgatttttcaaaaaacaaacgGATcagttcgggtttcggtttcatatgcaaAAACCGATTatgaaaaccgaaccgaaccaaacctTACTACAAATGCACTTTTATACATATTAATCTAATGGGAGTACATGTAAAATGTTGATTTTATGTTACTGTATGTCTTATTcttaatatagattaaaaagtTAGTAGAATATGTCAAATGAACTAGTCTTAATATGATTCATGTACGGTGTAATTAAGTTCTTACAACTTTTGAATTTGTGTTAATCACAAAATAAGTTCTGCAGCTTATGCTTATATTTAGAtgtcataaatatattttttcttttatgccTTATACATTTCCAACACAAAATTCAAAGTATTTCCATTAAAAATATCTTAAAGCTATTATATTAATCAAGCATGACATattaagttataattatttaaaaacaaaaaaaacaaacaaaaacagaaccgaaaaaccgaaccgaacaaaaactgAATCCATTGGTTTCTGGTTTATAAAAACCGAAAAGcttcggtttcggttttagacTAAAACCGACCCAATCTCACCCCTAGTGTTTATAAGGAGTGTTGGAAGAATAATAATTCTTTATAACGGGCCACACCCTAAGTTGGCTTAAGAGGTGCGAAGCACCCGACACGCCCGAGGTTGGGGTTGTGGGCAATGAGGCGTAATATGACGCACTTTGCACATATCACTTGGTGTAATTTGGTCTTAGCTTGACACCTGTTGCAAATGCTAACTGCTTCTATATGAAGTAGTTCATGCAACATACAACCACCAACACCAACACCAGAAATTAGGATCCTTTAACCAACTTTccatctttttcttcatttcattcTGTTATTGAAGGTACAATTTTGGTTGTTTATTAATTACTTTGATGAGTTTATTTGGGTAGTCCGAAATTTATTTTAAGTGACCTCTATTTCTTGTTTTTACTTTCGGTTGTTGTATAATCTTGTTGTATTACTTTACTAGCGAATTTAACCGGATTTAACCCgggtatattaattaaaattataaaattaaaaaatatgcaaGTAATTTTTGGAGATAGTGAATTGAATAACACAATATCTATATATTGATAaagtacctattgcattaacaaaacataaaagaataCTTATATATAGTAGCGAATTTATtcgggtttaacccggacattttaattaaaattataaggCTAAAAAATATGCAAGTAATTTTTAGAGATAGTGAATTGAAtaacacaatatttatatattgataaagtacctattgcatttacaaaacataaaagaatattatatactatataaaataattttctttgtttataaataaaagattaataactttaattaagcatttagtgacctatttttaatttaaaaatgtgtaaattatttataacatcataattaaaatatagacTTTTTAAGTAAAATTATAGACTTGATACAtcacattttttctaaaaatacttttaaaagacaattgttttttatttattatagagatTGTACTTGTATAATTCGATTATGTTTATCAATaaagtattatatttatgaATGGTATTCTTACAAAAGTAACGTGACATATTTAAGAAACTAACTAGATTAATGTGAGATTGTAGTAACTAACTTGCTACATCGTCATAAAGAATgtgtttcatatatattatcatttaatAACATactaacttaattatatattacaaaattttaCATTTTCTACACTACTGGATTCCTAAATGTTTGTAAAGAAATAATCAGATAAATTGTATTTTGGTAACTATTTATGGTATAgctttatatacataaaatcatACGTGATGTTCATTAGGCTATCTTTAATACTGGATTCTTTGAGCTGccatatcatattattataaattcttatatatctttataaatccttcaaattatataattttatccCTAATCATATAAACattcttacatatccttttacctcaaattaaaaacaaaagtatatTAGGTAAAAACAAATAAGGACATGCTCTTAATTAggggcatccttcaaaaaatcatTAGTTTTGAAAAAACTCCAACGTCAAAAGATATCAAAAGGTACCTAAGGGCACCAAAGTCACCCCATTAGAAATAGCCTTATAAATATACTTATGTACGTATAAACTattgttttgatataaaaagaaTGGGCctgttttttttagtaattaaatgttaaatgtatcaaattattgaatatataaataacgtttgtatgtattaagtaaaaaataagtaattgataattaattttgtttattaagtataaaaaatatgtaaaatttaacagaatatattaagtttttaattagtaAGCGTATAAAAAGAAACGGGCATAAACCAAATTAAAAGTAGAACGTTGAGCACCCCCTGGGTTGTTAAAAGTCTAAAACAGATATATAGAGTTCAAAAAACCAAAAGTCACACATTTCCCTACACACACTGTCCCCACCTTTATTAGATCTACTATACCACCCCCCCTCCCATTTATCTCCCCCAAATCCTTCATTTACACTCTCACCacagttaaataaaaaaagttcaacaaaaaaaacaatgtcACACAACACCACAACCACTCACCGCCGCAACTATGCACCCCCACCACCTGAGACAACCACCATGAACCACAACCACCCTAACCCCACCACAACCCACCACCCAGATCCACCACCAATCACTTCCATTCAAAACATATCTAATCACTTTTCAAGACTTTACATGAACCATAAAAAAGctcattcttcttcttcttcttcaattatTGATAACTCAACAACTTCATCAGCATCATCTTTGACTAAATCActtagtcaaagtcaaaccaCTACAAGACTTTctaaaaagaaaccaaaacccCTCCATTATTATTACTCCAATAAACCCAATGAACAACATCAAGAAGAAGATAAAATCAAAAGAGCTATTGTTGTTAGTAACAAAATACCCACCACAAAGAAACCACAAGAAATGATTGAAGATGATGTTGAAGTTAAAAAGTATGTAAATTTGAAGCTTATTAAAGATGAACAACAACAGAATGGGTTTGATATAAAAAAGCAAAATATGTCAATGGGGATGATGAGAAGAAAGTCATTTGGAAGTAGCTCAAAAGCTGAGTTGAATGATTTCTTTGCTTGTAATGGTGTTAAAGTAGTTTCAGCTGATATGCCTCCTTATATGCAAATTCATGTTGTTGATGTTACTAGAAAAACTTATGATAGTTTGGAAAAGTTCACTGCCAAAACACTTGCTTTGACCCTCAAAAAGGTACCTCCCCACCccttttttttaagtatatattttttgtaattttgtgctTGCTTTTTATTTGGATAAATGGTTAGGGTAGTCATGTTTAAACTGTTAAGAAATGCATAAACATGTTATACATTAAACATAATCACCTCATAGACTTATAAGTGCAACAATTTTATGTTAATTACTACTAGTCATAAGTTAACCATAAACATGGCCGGATGTCTTTCTAGAAGTAGTTTCTATGTTAGAATAGTGTAAGACTGTTGATATCTCACCTCCTCCTATTTGGTTTCTGTCGGAATTTGTTACAATTATTTCTTGTAATAAGTTAACCATAGCCCATGGACTACatagttatttattaatgtcTTAAAAAGATTCCTTATATTATTGCACTACTTTGGGTTCATGAAGTTTGttgtttaatctctatttatgtATTTGGGCAATGAGTGCTGTTTGTGTCTTGACCAATGAATGTTGTTCAGTTTGGATTTAATGGTCCTTTGAGAAGAAATTGATTGGTTGGTCAAAGTTAATGGGGTTAGTGTTTGATTATTAATGATTTTGGCAATTATTCCATGATAGAGTACAATGTGTAGGCAACTATTGCAAAAGGAAACTTTGTTGCATTTATAGAATGCTGATGTATATATTGTGGATGTTCAATAAGTAGAATTAGTTGGAGTTATGATACTCATGTTCAATTGTTTGACCCATGGCTTAACCATTATCTAGCCCTCTTTTAGATGTTGTCATGTGTAGTGATATCTCTGAAGTATCCCAATCAATGTTGGCCAAGTCCCTTTTTGATACTTAGTGTACTgaaatcttttgattttttttatctgGAAAGGGTGTGAATAACTGGccgtttttgaaaattaaataaatttggaCAATATATCTTTAGTCTACTTAATATGGGGATGAGAGTTCTATTTAGTGCTACTTATGTTTTTGAACTACATTTATTAGACCACACTTGAGTCCTTGACGGATGTTGTATCTCAGTGGGGAACACAAAAACCACATCGAGATCCAGGTGTGGTCTGTTAGGGAGGCCTGCTTATGGGTTTTTTCCCGGCTTAGTAAAGATCAGTGTGATAGGTCAGGCATTCATCAGCTTTTCTTTTAGTTTGCAGTATCGGAATTATTCTTTTAATTCAACTGGAAGGTTTTTGTTAAGAATTTAGTGTGTTGTTGATATAACCTTTTCAGCTAGGTTTTTTCATTGATATCATGATATGGATGCTTTTTATGTATGCATATCATTTTGTTGATAACGGAAAATTTATCGGTTGataatctttctttttaaaatttatttatttgtgttcTTTGAAAAGTTTTATctatttgataaaataaatgttCACATTTACAATGCAATTGTATTTAGCACTAGGGGACTAGTCAATGGTTACACATATACaaggaaacaaaaaaaagatattGTTGGCTACCTAAATTAACAACTAAGGGTGGAGGGAGTACATTTTCCATACCCAACCTTACCCAATTCATCCTCCAATCAAAACTCTCCAACGCATAACTacccaattcttacccaaatTGTAGGCATAACATACCCAATCTTacccaatttatttttttttttcatttaactttaatacatataattaaaaccatataaacataaaacataatttcattaaacttaaataaaatacaatacataatatggaaaatgattaaatacaactaaaaacactttaataaaactaaaaacactttaataaaactaaaaaacttaaactaaatacttaaataaaactaaaaacacattactaaaactaaaaaacacatATTACTAGAAATATATACGACTAACACTCGGAATAGTCCGAGTCCACACTCCACAGTACTATCGCCGTCGTTTCGATGGATGTAGCGGTATGGTTCAGGAGACCCGGCAACGTCGCCAGGTGGAGGAGATACGTACTTCTCCTCTGGGTCAGTATAGTACGCCACATgccgaccaccaccatcactGCCTTGCCAGAACTCCCCGTGGGTTAACAAGGCTGTCAAAGTCATAGTTGCGGTGGTAAGCTGGAAAATAAGTTGATCCAGCCAATCGATCTTCTGTCAAAGATACACCACATGCTCATTTTCAGCGGCGGTACGAACCCGATTGGGAGCTTCAAGTCGGTCTATTTCGGCCTGGTAAGCCGCTTTGTTTTCAGATTCGATTCACCCTGAATGACGTTGTTTACTTCAGAGCGGTGCCTGGACCTGGACCTGAAACTTTAGGTCAAATCCATTTTTGGATCACTTTTTTCGAGGTTAATCCGACCTTCTTGGAGTCGTAATTCAGGTGGACTTAGATTGCCATTTTACTTCAAAGCGGTGCCACTGTTCGAATATTTGAACCCAAGGCTCGGTTTACATACTCGAAATCACTACCCGATTCTTCCTACCCGATCCTTAACCGAAGGGTGGCGGTGTAGCTGATTGGGTCCGGCGAACCCGACCCCTACCCGACAGGATCTCCCTCCGGCCTAATTTATAATTTGTTCTGTTTTTGTCATTGGTATTATTAAGATACCTTTTTTTAGCACACTATTTGGTAGGAGTTTAATGTTATCATGTTAGCTGACCTTTATGTAGGTCCTATACATATTTATTGTCTTGCAGCATAAATGGAACTCATGAGAGGAAATGTAAAGGAAAACAAACACTAAATTGTTTTGGTTACTTGTTGCAGGAATTTGATGGGATATATGGACCAGCATGGCATTGTATTGTAGGgtcaagttttggatcatttgTGACACATTCAGTGGGTggatttatgtatttttctatGGATCAGAAGCTTTATGTACTCCTGTTCAAGACTGCGGTTCAAAGAGCACattaaaccttttttatttatagcaAAAATAGTGTATGTATAATCTTGCAAATCACTATTGTAACCAATCGTATCTCATGCATCAATAGTTGTATGACATTTAAAAGTGGCTCCCACAAGTATATGGATTATAGATTTTCCACACTATATGTTGACAGATCACTCATTTTCTCAACAATCAGTGCCATGATTTGATTCATGGTTGAACTTGGTAATTTTtatctataatatttttagaaggagattctctcaagttgaaaCAACTTGATAGGTCAAGTTATCATCATTGAACGTTggcttttgattttaattcaagatCATGATTCTtctaacttgactcaagttagtattataacttgagagaatcctcatcctttatcttttaagtctTTACAAGTGCCATTAAGCCGTTATAACAAAAGGGTTTTTTTCTTTCCCCATCTGCCGTTAGGCTTTTGTGTTTTATGTTGTTGCATTTTGGGTTTTTTGTTCTTGCATTTTGCATGTACTGTTCGAAGTTGACGTGGCTTGTTTACTTCGATTATTATTAACTAGTAAGTTTATTAAGCCCCGGGCTACGGAGCTTCAACTATCGTTTGTTTTTGCATTAATCATGCTTCATAAATCAAAATGGCCAACcacatttaaaattttgaaaaaaaaccaaaaatactctCTTTTATTCAATAATTTAACATCTTCGTCTAATATACTtgtaatacccttaatgaaataatttatactatagatctccaacacttaaaatagttataatactacctttaacatcaattacttttacatttaccatCATCGTCTCCACCGCCActcccaccaccgtcaccaccaccacctacgCAATCACTACCCCATAGCCGCCACATTGTGCGGGCATAAGTCTATTTTGTATTAAAGGCAATATAACCTTTTTGTGTTCATAGAGTGTCATTATTCTAGTGAACTTGcattaaattttgaaatgtttaataaataaaaacccaaGATAATCAAAGATTCCCAAAAGAAAGATGACAATTGTAAGACCCAAACTCGTTTAATCAAAATCcgtaaattcttttttttttaaatacagaACCCCACTGCGGCGTTGTGAGGCAAAACCAatccactgcggcacagtggaaAGTTTCGGACCAAGGTGACCAAAtagcccactgcggcgtagcGAGACAAAACAGCTACCATTGTGGCGCAGTGA
It encodes:
- the LOC122607825 gene encoding uncharacterized protein LOC122607825 encodes the protein MSHNTTTTHRRNYAPPPPETTTMNHNHPNPTTTHHPDPPPITSIQNISNHFSRLYMNHKKAHSSSSSSIIDNSTTSSASSLTKSLSQSQTTTRLSKKKPKPLHYYYSNKPNEQHQEEDKIKRAIVVSNKIPTTKKPQEMIEDDVEVKKYVNLKLIKDEQQQNGFDIKKQNMSMGMMRRKSFGSSSKAELNDFFACNGVKVVSADMPPYMQIHVVDVTRKTYDSLEKFTAKTLALTLKKEFDGIYGPAWHCIVGSSFGSFVTHSVGGFMYFSMDQKLYVLLFKTAVQRAH